CACCTTTGAATTCTGTATCGCAATATTTATTATGAAGAACACCAACTAAAGCTCCGATTAAAATACCTGCAAACACACCCATCTCTAAAACTTGAACATTCAATACCATTGCCTGTCCGGAAATCTGCATCTCCTCTGCAGGAACTAAACGCTCTGAAAGATTCAGGACCTGATGCATCGCATTAATAAAAATGACAAAGGTTACTAGACCTGTTAATGCTGCATAACCTTTATCTTTCTTTGCTAACCCGATCGGAATGCCGACTGCAAAGATCAATGCGAGATTCTGAAGTATCGAAACTGCCGAAGAAGAGATAAACTTTCCGATATTTTGTATTATCGGATTTTCAAGAAGCGGGACGTACTGTGCCAGGTTCCCGTTTCCAAACACATTGCCAAACGCAATGAAAAGACCAATGATCGGCAATATTAAAATCGGGGCAAACAAGGATTTTCCAAATAGCTGGAGACCATTCACCACTTGTTTCATAGATGTCTTCCTTTCTAAATAAAAGTAAACGCTATCATTTCACATCCACAGTATAGCTTGGATTATTAGCGGAAGGAATGGGAATGAAGGAATCTGTACAATGTCACTAAATAAAGTAACATGTTACAGGGCTTAATACTCTTTGATAATCCCCTTTTTAATCGCTAAAATCAGGATAATATCAATGAACATAAACATATTAGACTCAAACGATGTGATCTCAAATTCACGCTGGGATTCAATTGTCGGATCGAGAATAGTAAACACAATATCGGCCAATTTCGCTGTCGTGCTTTTATCATTTCCTGTGAACAGGACGGTCTTTAACCCCTTTTCCTTAGCAATTTGGACTTTTTCAATTACCTTGCTTGTCTCTCCAGATCGCGAAAAGACAATCATCAGCCGATACTTCTGGATATTATTAAAGAAAATCGCCCTGCTGTCACTAGTCGATGTATTTGAAACATAATACCCGAAAAGCTCCAATTTCTTAGCAAGATAATTGGAGAACAGCGTAGAAAAGCCTGCTCCATAAAAATAAATCATCTTATGCTTTTCAATTTCATTTAAAAATTCCTGGATGCTTTCCTCATCTATGTAATCAAATGTAGTTCTGATATTTTTTATAAATTCATTGATGCTCGCTTCCAATGGACGATGGATCTCTTCTACTGATTCAGCATCTGAACTATGCACCTTCTTCACTTTCAGACCAAGATTATATACAAACTCACTGTATCCGCTAAACCCCAGCTTTTTACACAAACGAATGATGGATGTAGTTGAAACAAACAGCTCATCCGCTGCTTTCCGTATACTTAAATGCTGGTCATCTATCTTGCTTTTAATTAAAAAAGAAAGAATCTCTTTCTCTGACTGATTCAAGTCTTTATCAATTGTATAATCTAAATATATCTTCTCTGCATTATCCATTGATTCATCCTCTTTACATCTCATTTTTCTTATTATGACCGGCTGGTTCTATTTACATTGCTTCTATTATTAATATCCTACTATTATATAGGCGACATCAAAAGAATTTACCTTTCTACAGCAAAAAAGGAATGCCGCATTAAAGCAGCTTTCCTTTTAACTTTAATTCACCGCCATCCTCCCCAGCGGCCCATTTTCATCAATAATATCCTGCAGTGCATAAACGGAAATCGGAAACATCGGGAATCCATAAGCATAAGGCGTTATTTCATACAGCTGGAAATAGATGATCAGTGCTTTATCCGCTATATAAAAGTCCTGATCTGGCCTGATTGCTTTAAAGTCTACTAAGAGCGGTATATCACGCTCCTTGATTTGCACCTTAATCAGCTCGGATATTCTTTTTACATAGTCACTTCCCGGCTTGAATAAATCCTTAAGCTCCACCTGCCTTCTCTTCTGAAGGTCAAATGTCAGCGATTTTATAACTGTCATTCCATGGGCAGCATGATAGTGATATACATAATTGTTCAAGGACAAACTCAGTACATCACGCTGATTATTTTTAATCTCATAGTATCCATACAAATCAACCACGGTTGTATCCATATTGCCTGTCTGCTCGTTAATGATCTGCTGGTTTTGTCGGACAATTGTACTGTTAATAAATTGCTGCAGCTGCTTATTTTGCATTCCTTTCACACGGGGATAATAAACCACTTTAGTCGGCCCGCTGCTGATTGTCACCGTTTTGATGCCTACTGGAAAGTTGATTGCCACGGCTATCCATCCTTTTTGGGTTTTTAACATTCTATTCATCGGATAGGCGTTAAGGTGCATAACAGGTAATGGAAGTTTCAATGGTATATAATGATATCGATATATAAGAGACAGGAGCACACAAAGTGGATAAAAAGCAAACCAGCCTAAAACCATTCATTTCACTCATACTATCGACAAAAATACCAAAGGCTGCCCTCATCATTGGTTTAACAGCCAGCATTTTAACAACCTTGACTGGCCTTCTCGTACCGCTGCTGACCAAAAATCTGGTGGACGGTTTTTCTGTTGAATCTTTAAGCGTTCCGCTCATGATCGGAATTGGTGCAGCCTTTATCGTCCAGGCCATCATCAGCGGGATCTCCATCTACCTGCTCAGCTATGTCGGCCAAAAAGTGGTGGCCCGGCTTCGGGACCGGATGTGGATGAAGCTCATACGGCTGCCGGTCAGTTATTTTGACAAGCAATCCAGCGGCCAGACTGTCAGCCGTGTAGTTAATGATACCAGCATTGTCAGGGAGCTGATTACCAATCACTTTCCGCAATTTATTACCGGTATTATCAGTATTATCGGTGCAATTATTATCCTGCTTGTGATGGACTGGAAAATGACACTGCTGATGCTTACTTCTGTTCCTATTACACTGGCAATTATGATTCCACTTGGCCGAAAGATGGCCAAAATATCCCGTGGCCTTCAAGATGAAACTGCTATCTTTACCGGAAACATTACCCAAACACTCGGTGAAATCCGCTTAATGAAGTCTTCTACTGCAGAGCAAAATGAAGAAGAAAAGGGATTGGATGGGATCGACAAACTGCTTGGCTACGGCTTGCGGGAAGCCCGCATTTTTGCGATGATTGGTCCCACTATGTACCTGATCATGATGGTTGTTATTGTCATGATCATCGCCTATGGAGGCATGCGGGTGGCTAGCGGAACGATGTCAACGGGTTCTCTTGTAGCCTTTTTGCTGTATTTGTTCCAGATTATTATGCCAATTACCTCATTTGCGATGTTTTTTACTCAGCTGCAAAAAGCAATAGGCGCAACAGAACGGATCATTGATATTTTAGAGGAGCCTTTGGAAGACGGACAAGACGGCATCGAAATGGATATCAGCAGCAAGCCGATTACAATCAACAATGTCTCCTTCTCCTATAGCGCAGAAGAGAGTGTTCTGGAAAATATCTCTCTTGAAGCCCAGCCAGGTCAGATGATTGCACTGGCGGGTCCAAGCGGAAGCGGAAAAACAACCCTGTTTGGTTTGCTTGAACGATTTTACGAACCAGCTGCTGGTGAAATCAAAATTGGCGATACACCCATCCAGCAGATATCCCTTAAATCCTGGCGCAGCCAGATCGGCTATGTTTCACAGGAAAGCGCCATGATGGCAGGTACAATCCGTGAAAATTTATGCTATGGACTCGAAGATTCCAAAAGCATTGCGGATGAGAAGTTATGGGAAGTGGCGAAAATGGCATACGCCGATCAATTCATTGCCGACTTTCCGAAAGGGCTTGATACAGAAGTTGGTGAGCGGGGTGTGAAGCTATCCGGGGGACAAAGGCAGCGTATTGCTATAGCACGGGCTTTCCTGCGCGACCCTAAAATATTGATGATGGACGAAGCCACTGCCAGTCTGGACAGCCAATCTGAAGGTATCGTCCAGCAGGCCCTTACCCGCTTAATGGAAGGCCGGACAACTTTCGTCATCGCACACCGCCTTTCCACAATTGTCGACGCAGACCAAATTATTTTCATCGAAAAAGGCCAGGTCACAGGCATTGGCACACATTCCGAATTGACTCAATCACATGATCTATACCGTGAATTTGCCGAGCAGCAGCTTGCATAAGAAGTAGCCAGTCTATCAAAGACTGGCCATTTTACTGCAGATTTTGATTCCAGACCCCTCTTAAAACCGAAAACCTGTGATAAAATGTGACAAATTATCCATATAAACAAGAAGGTGAATTCCTTATAATGGAATTAAGATCTCAGTTAGTCATGCCAATCCAAAAGGAGGCTGAAGACTATGTCAATAGATCACACACTTAACATGCTTGAAACATTGAAATATTATTGTGACTCTGAAATCACTCAGACCTTTTCAAATGACAAGCAGCAGGTTTTATCTGTATGTTATTTGAAAAACAATCATTCTTTTGAAATTACCTACACAGAAACTAATATAAAGAAAAATTTCCGCCACATAGAATCAGCAGCAGAAGCAATCGAAAAAGCTTTAAGGTGATTAAGACATCCTTAAAGCTTTTTTTGATTGTTCTCCTTCCATGTAATTTACGAGTACAGGATACTGCTCCCTGCATCTGTTCATTTAAGCAGAAATCATACTGCAGCTTAAATCAATCAAACGTTTGAATGACTTTTTTCTGGCTGTTATAAAGCTTTCTCAGCCTGAAGAACTCTCATAATTTCCTTGCTGTCTTTTGTCAGAATGTCTTTCACATTTGGTCCAAACCATTCCAAAGATGCATCCATTTCCATCAAATTCGAAGCCTCTCTTAAAAACATCCTGTAATCTACAGCTCCTTCAAATAATGAAACCATGCCTTCCCTGCTGCCCGCTGCTGCATAGACATTATTAGGAGCAAACACGCCAAGCTGGGAACGGGACTGGATATTTTTAAAATGAAAGTGCGATATATATGGACGCAGCTGTTTTAGCGCAAAGATCGGATCCACTCCTGATTCCCATATATGAAGCACATCAAAATTAACCCTTAACGCTGAATGGTCTGTTTCCTCAATGAGCTGAAGTGTGGAGGATGGGTTATCTGTCAGTGTATTAGGATGAGTTTCAACCAGAAGCATCTGTCCCTCGGCTTCAGCCATTTTGCAGAGCATTTTCATGCGCGAAACCAGTTCGATTCTTTCCAGCCTGCTGATATCCGCACTGCCTTTTGTCCCGGCAAACGTTCTTATTTTCTTCGTTCCCCACCTATGTGCCATTGCACATAATTTTTGCATTTCTGTCATTAAAACTGGAAGAGGAGCATCAAGAGGCAGATAGTCGCTCAGCATGGTCGTTTCAAGATTATAGGAGCTAAGCCACTCACTTCCATAATGAATATCTTCCGCCAGGTTTTTGGCATGTACACCCCATATTTCTATCCCCTGGAATCCATTTGTCTGGGCATAGTGTGCGATTTGGTCAATGGACTGAAGATGATGCCGGAATGAGATGGTGCAGAGAGATAGCTTCATAGAGTTGCCTCCTTCATATTTTGGGATTCCTGCAGTTTAATCCAGGCTTCAAAGCTTTTCTGCAATCCCTGCTTAATTTTAAATTCCAGGATATTTAGTTCATCCAGTTTTAAAGAGATTTCATTTTTCAAACCCAGGTTTCCTGTCATGGCAAGCTTCATCGCCCGATATTGGATAACCGTATATCCTTTTACGAGCTTCTCAATTTCATTACACCAGGCTTCAAAGCCTTCCTCTTCATACCCAAGTGAATCCCAGAAAAACGCAAAAGCATGTTCATAGGCGTATTTTCGGATGGCGAGGACAGGGAGTTCCCTTAATGCGAATGTCAATCCTGATAAAGGGTAGTTATCGCTTCCGGATGTATATAGACCGACAATCTTTCCAACTGCATCAGTCATTGGGTTGCAGTCAAGCTTAATGCATGTATTAAAATATGCCTCCACTGTTTCAGCAGATGGGGGAATGATATTGGCTGCATCAAAGAAATATCCCCCTTCAGCAGAGGGATCCTCAATAGCTGCCAAAATCCTCTCCTTCGGCAAAATTCCTTCCCAGCGGAAGTCCGGATCATACATAAACCATTCCTCTTCGTTTCCTGTCAATTCCAGCATCACATAATGCGGAAATGGACTTTGATGAAACTTATTCTCCCTTTCAGGCAGCTTGGACAAATCAAGCATCACCATTACATACTGGTGGTGCTTCTTGTTCTCAAGCAGGCCCAGAAGCTTGTTTATGTTTTCCTGTTTGCTGCGTTTTTCGTCATACCATCTATATAGCTTAATTCCATACAGCATTTCATACCATTGGTGGAAAAAATCATGGTCGATCCGTTTGGAATGATAGGTCAGAACTCCATTATCCAATACATCGAAATCAGCATCCCATACTCCGAAATAATAAGGTCTGTGATCGGCCCCTTGCGTCTTTTTGACTGCCTCACATACACAGCTCACAAAACAATGGACTTTAATCATAAGAAGCCTCCGCTGTGACAGGCTTCTGCAGGTGATTCAGAAAGTCGGCCAGGCTTCCTACAGTCCTGAAATCTTTAGGCACCAGCATTTCATCCGGGATATCAAAGCCAAGATCCACTTCCAAATGAAGGATAAGCTGCAGGATCATGATGGAATCCATATATAAATCTTCATTTAAACGGGCACCCTCATGAAAGGCCGCCAT
This window of the Cytobacillus pseudoceanisediminis genome carries:
- a CDS encoding DUF6005 family protein, translating into MIKVHCFVSCVCEAVKKTQGADHRPYYFGVWDADFDVLDNGVLTYHSKRIDHDFFHQWYEMLYGIKLYRWYDEKRSKQENINKLLGLLENKKHHQYVMVMLDLSKLPERENKFHQSPFPHYVMLELTGNEEEWFMYDPDFRWEGILPKERILAAIEDPSAEGGYFFDAANIIPPSAETVEAYFNTCIKLDCNPMTDAVGKIVGLYTSGSDNYPLSGLTFALRELPVLAIRKYAYEHAFAFFWDSLGYEEEGFEAWCNEIEKLVKGYTVIQYRAMKLAMTGNLGLKNEISLKLDELNILEFKIKQGLQKSFEAWIKLQESQNMKEATL
- a CDS encoding DUF3298 and DUF4163 domain-containing protein → MAINFPVGIKTVTISSGPTKVVYYPRVKGMQNKQLQQFINSTIVRQNQQIINEQTGNMDTTVVDLYGYYEIKNNQRDVLSLSLNNYVYHYHAAHGMTVIKSLTFDLQKRRQVELKDLFKPGSDYVKRISELIKVQIKERDIPLLVDFKAIRPDQDFYIADKALIIYFQLYEITPYAYGFPMFPISVYALQDIIDENGPLGRMAVN
- a CDS encoding ABC transporter ATP-binding protein, producing the protein MDKKQTSLKPFISLILSTKIPKAALIIGLTASILTTLTGLLVPLLTKNLVDGFSVESLSVPLMIGIGAAFIVQAIISGISIYLLSYVGQKVVARLRDRMWMKLIRLPVSYFDKQSSGQTVSRVVNDTSIVRELITNHFPQFITGIISIIGAIIILLVMDWKMTLLMLTSVPITLAIMIPLGRKMAKISRGLQDETAIFTGNITQTLGEIRLMKSSTAEQNEEEKGLDGIDKLLGYGLREARIFAMIGPTMYLIMMVVIVMIIAYGGMRVASGTMSTGSLVAFLLYLFQIIMPITSFAMFFTQLQKAIGATERIIDILEEPLEDGQDGIEMDISSKPITINNVSFSYSAEESVLENISLEAQPGQMIALAGPSGSGKTTLFGLLERFYEPAAGEIKIGDTPIQQISLKSWRSQIGYVSQESAMMAGTIRENLCYGLEDSKSIADEKLWEVAKMAYADQFIADFPKGLDTEVGERGVKLSGGQRQRIAIARAFLRDPKILMMDEATASLDSQSEGIVQQALTRLMEGRTTFVIAHRLSTIVDADQIIFIEKGQVTGIGTHSELTQSHDLYREFAEQQLA
- a CDS encoding MurR/RpiR family transcriptional regulator, with translation MDNAEKIYLDYTIDKDLNQSEKEILSFLIKSKIDDQHLSIRKAADELFVSTTSIIRLCKKLGFSGYSEFVYNLGLKVKKVHSSDAESVEEIHRPLEASINEFIKNIRTTFDYIDEESIQEFLNEIEKHKMIYFYGAGFSTLFSNYLAKKLELFGYYVSNTSTSDSRAIFFNNIQKYRLMIVFSRSGETSKVIEKVQIAKEKGLKTVLFTGNDKSTTAKLADIVFTILDPTIESQREFEITSFESNMFMFIDIILILAIKKGIIKEY
- the asbD gene encoding petrobactin biosynthesis protein AsbD, yielding MTREEILQALQDIMQHQIELPSMAAFHEGARLNEDLYMDSIMILQLILHLEVDLGFDIPDEMLVPKDFRTVGSLADFLNHLQKPVTAEASYD
- a CDS encoding sugar phosphate isomerase/epimerase family protein; translated protein: MKLSLCTISFRHHLQSIDQIAHYAQTNGFQGIEIWGVHAKNLAEDIHYGSEWLSSYNLETTMLSDYLPLDAPLPVLMTEMQKLCAMAHRWGTKKIRTFAGTKGSADISRLERIELVSRMKMLCKMAEAEGQMLLVETHPNTLTDNPSSTLQLIEETDHSALRVNFDVLHIWESGVDPIFALKQLRPYISHFHFKNIQSRSQLGVFAPNNVYAAAGSREGMVSLFEGAVDYRMFLREASNLMEMDASLEWFGPNVKDILTKDSKEIMRVLQAEKAL